In Shouchella patagoniensis, the following are encoded in one genomic region:
- a CDS encoding DeoR/GlpR family DNA-binding transcription regulator — translation MLSQERHERLLAYLNEHKTVRVKEASELLSVTEKTIRLDFEALEGRKLLRRVHGGAILENEATSLFPIETRQQSHGDKKQEIAQKALSLIDKNEIILLDGGSTTLALAKELGSFPVSVLTNDLQIAFELYPKEKIQLVMLGGTRIGDSSALYSRETTKMLSSMFVKKLFLGATGVSLTHGLSVLQSYHVEWKQEAIASAEETVLLADSTKFGQVGLMPFAQLEDVQYIVSDDGVASEYVNAFDQKKIAII, via the coding sequence GTGTTATCACAAGAACGGCATGAACGATTATTAGCTTATTTAAATGAACATAAAACAGTACGTGTCAAAGAAGCAAGCGAGTTGCTTAGTGTAACTGAAAAAACAATCCGTCTTGATTTCGAAGCGCTTGAAGGGCGAAAACTACTACGCCGTGTGCATGGTGGAGCGATATTAGAGAATGAGGCGACAAGTTTGTTTCCAATAGAAACGAGGCAGCAAAGTCATGGGGATAAAAAGCAGGAAATTGCCCAAAAGGCATTAAGCTTAATCGATAAAAATGAAATTATTTTGTTGGATGGAGGGAGTACGACACTGGCGCTTGCTAAAGAGCTGGGTTCCTTTCCTGTATCGGTTTTAACGAATGATTTACAGATTGCGTTTGAGTTGTACCCGAAAGAGAAAATTCAGCTCGTTATGTTAGGCGGTACGCGAATTGGTGATTCATCTGCCTTATACAGTAGGGAGACAACGAAAATGCTTTCTTCCATGTTCGTAAAAAAATTATTTTTGGGGGCGACTGGTGTATCACTTACACATGGACTTTCTGTCTTGCAAAGTTATCATGTGGAATGGAAACAAGAAGCGATCGCAAGCGCGGAAGAAACGGTGTTGCTTGCTGATTCAACGAAGTTCGGACAAGTTGGTTTAATGCCTTTTGCGCAATTGGAAGATGTTCAATATATTGTTTCTGATGATGGAGTTGCTTCTGAATATGTGAACGCATTTGATCAGAAAAAAATTGCAATAATTTAG
- the kduD gene encoding 2-dehydro-3-deoxy-D-gluconate 5-dehydrogenase KduD, translated as MEAELFSLRGKTALVTGASRGLGQGMAVGLAQAGATVIGAGVSEMEETKQLIEGINGEFFHFKADLAVDGGAKELAKTVLANFENVDILVNNAGIIKRQEAEQFSDESFREVLQVNLDSLFALSRQIGNHMLERGSGSIINIASMLSFQGGLRVPAYTASKHAVAGLTKALGNEWGARGVRVNAIAPGYMETDNTEGIRNDEDRFAYISSRIPMGKWGTPEDLAGPVVFLASEASRYVNGHVLCVDGGWMSS; from the coding sequence GTGGAAGCAGAGCTTTTTTCTTTACGAGGAAAAACAGCCCTTGTTACAGGAGCAAGCAGAGGGCTGGGGCAAGGGATGGCCGTCGGCTTGGCGCAAGCAGGAGCAACCGTCATAGGGGCTGGTGTTAGTGAAATGGAGGAAACAAAGCAACTGATTGAAGGAATAAATGGAGAGTTTTTTCATTTCAAGGCAGATTTAGCGGTTGACGGAGGGGCGAAAGAACTAGCAAAAACCGTTCTAGCAAACTTTGAAAACGTTGACATTTTGGTCAATAATGCAGGAATTATTAAACGTCAGGAAGCGGAACAATTTAGTGATGAAAGCTTTCGCGAGGTGCTTCAAGTGAACCTCGATTCGCTATTTGCTTTATCTCGCCAAATTGGAAATCATATGCTTGAACGTGGCAGCGGCTCGATTATTAATATTGCGTCCATGCTATCTTTTCAAGGTGGTTTACGAGTTCCAGCGTATACGGCGAGCAAACATGCCGTCGCTGGTCTGACAAAAGCTCTAGGCAATGAGTGGGGTGCAAGAGGTGTGAGAGTGAATGCCATTGCGCCAGGTTATATGGAAACGGATAATACTGAAGGAATTCGAAACGATGAAGATCGTTTTGCCTATATTAGTTCGCGAATTCCAATGGGCAAATGGGGAACACCTGAAGACTTGGCGGGACCAGTCGTCTTTTTAGCATCGGAAGCTTCTCGTTATGTGAATGGCCATGTGCTATGTGTTGATGGCGGTTGGATGAGTTCATAA